From the genome of Gracilibacillus salitolerans, one region includes:
- a CDS encoding Gfo/Idh/MocA family protein, translating into MDKLKVAVIGCGSIAIHRHLPEYQANPFVEIVAVCDIKEERAQLTGSKYNAQAYTDYKQAITDSKADLVSVCLPNYLHAPVSVFAAEQGKHVLCEKPMATSEEEAQQMIEASNNAGKKLMIAHNQRFVPSHEKAKQLIANGEIGKVYSFRTTFGHGGPEGWSIDGKESWFFRKEEAFIGALGDLGVHKADMIRYILGTEFSEVAAMIEASAKENSDVDDQAVTILRSENGIIGTLTASWAYGAGEDNSTVIYGEKGMLRLEDDPAYGLIATYTDGSKVNYELGQIQTNDSGGQTSSGVVDHFVDSVRNDTKPLIDGEEGYKSLQIILAALEANKTKKNISL; encoded by the coding sequence ATGGATAAATTAAAAGTTGCAGTGATTGGCTGTGGAAGTATTGCGATTCATCGTCATTTACCAGAATATCAGGCAAATCCTTTTGTTGAGATTGTTGCCGTTTGTGATATTAAAGAGGAGCGTGCCCAGTTAACAGGATCTAAGTACAATGCACAGGCGTATACCGATTATAAGCAAGCAATAACAGACTCTAAGGCAGACCTTGTCAGTGTTTGTTTACCGAATTATTTACATGCCCCTGTTTCAGTTTTTGCAGCAGAACAAGGAAAGCATGTCTTATGTGAAAAGCCAATGGCAACTTCAGAAGAAGAAGCACAACAAATGATTGAGGCTAGCAATAACGCTGGTAAAAAATTAATGATTGCACATAACCAACGCTTTGTTCCTAGCCATGAGAAAGCGAAACAGTTAATCGCAAATGGTGAGATCGGAAAAGTATACAGCTTCCGTACAACGTTTGGCCACGGTGGACCAGAAGGATGGAGCATCGATGGAAAAGAAAGCTGGTTCTTCCGTAAAGAAGAAGCGTTTATTGGTGCGCTCGGTGACCTTGGCGTACATAAGGCAGATATGATTCGTTATATATTAGGTACCGAATTTTCCGAAGTAGCAGCAATGATTGAGGCATCTGCTAAAGAAAACAGTGATGTAGACGATCAGGCTGTAACCATTTTACGTAGTGAGAACGGCATTATTGGAACATTAACAGCAAGCTGGGCATATGGAGCAGGTGAGGATAACTCCACCGTTATTTATGGTGAGAAGGGTATGCTCCGTCTTGAGGATGATCCTGCTTACGGCTTAATAGCAACCTATACTGATGGATCAAAAGTAAATTATGAACTTGGCCAAATCCAAACAAATGATAGTGGCGGTCAAACTTCATCAGGTGTAGTCGATCATTTTGTCGATAGTGTACGAAATGATACAAAACCGTTGATTGATGGAGAAGAAGGATATAAATCACTACAAATTATCCTTGCAGCATTAGAAGCAAATAAAACGAAGAAAAATATATCGTTATAA
- a CDS encoding ThuA domain-containing protein — MNVLIWNEYRHEQHDQEVAKIYPKGIHEVLKEFLQTDDIQVETATLDEPDHGITDEKLAKTDVMLWWGHLAHHEVADEIVDKVHQRVLEGMGLIVLHSGHFSKIFQKLMGTGCDLKWREADEKERMWVVNPSHPIVEGIGEYIEIEKEEMYGEHFDIPAPDELVLVSWFEGGEVFRSGCTYRRGHGKVFYFRPGHEGYPTYYHKDVQKVIQNAVRWAKPTTREFSSYGNAQPLEEIK, encoded by the coding sequence ATGAACGTTTTAATATGGAACGAATACAGACATGAACAACATGATCAAGAAGTAGCAAAAATTTATCCAAAAGGGATTCATGAAGTGTTAAAGGAATTTTTGCAAACAGATGATATCCAAGTGGAAACAGCTACATTAGACGAACCAGACCATGGTATTACTGATGAGAAATTGGCTAAGACAGATGTCATGCTGTGGTGGGGACATTTAGCTCACCATGAAGTAGCGGACGAGATTGTTGATAAAGTACATCAGCGTGTTTTAGAAGGGATGGGTTTAATTGTGCTCCATTCCGGTCATTTCTCAAAAATCTTCCAGAAATTAATGGGAACAGGCTGTGATCTAAAATGGCGTGAAGCAGATGAGAAAGAAAGAATGTGGGTAGTCAATCCATCCCATCCGATTGTGGAAGGTATCGGAGAATACATTGAAATAGAAAAAGAAGAAATGTATGGCGAACATTTTGATATTCCTGCACCAGATGAGTTAGTGCTTGTCAGCTGGTTTGAAGGCGGAGAGGTGTTCCGTTCCGGTTGTACATATCGTAGAGGGCATGGGAAAGTGTTTTATTTCCGTCCAGGTCATGAAGGATATCCAACATACTACCATAAAGATGTCCAAAAAGTAATTCAAAATGCAGTGAGATGGGCTAAACCAACTACAAGAGAATTTTCTAGCTATGGAAATGCTCAACCATTAGAAGAGATAAAGTAA
- a CDS encoding response regulator, protein MTKHTVVVAESQTLFRDMITNFVEDMEEFQVIGTLKNGQEVINFIKEKEVRPFLILLDIHMPVMNGLECAKQLKEMYPNIKVVLLSAYDDEESIETVLSVSADGYILKSSGLDEFKDTLRFIIDGKFVAPQKLVQYFSHRLESLLKIERESSLHFIKEQFNQHKDLNNREFQIIQLMKKGWTNRMIADQLGISEGTVKNYLSLIYKKLQIKSRVELLQILSEMTG, encoded by the coding sequence ATGACAAAGCACACAGTAGTTGTGGCAGAGTCACAAACACTTTTTCGTGATATGATTACGAATTTTGTAGAGGATATGGAAGAATTCCAAGTGATTGGAACATTAAAGAATGGGCAAGAAGTCATCAATTTTATAAAAGAGAAAGAAGTTCGTCCCTTTTTAATATTATTAGATATTCATATGCCAGTTATGAATGGTTTAGAATGTGCGAAGCAATTAAAGGAAATGTATCCCAACATTAAGGTGGTGTTATTATCTGCTTATGATGACGAAGAATCGATCGAAACAGTATTGTCTGTTTCAGCTGATGGATACATATTAAAGAGTTCTGGCCTGGATGAATTTAAAGATACATTACGCTTTATTATTGATGGTAAATTCGTTGCTCCACAAAAGCTAGTTCAATATTTCTCGCATCGTTTAGAATCCTTACTAAAGATCGAACGGGAAAGTTCATTGCATTTTATTAAAGAACAATTTAACCAACATAAAGATTTGAATAATCGAGAATTTCAAATTATTCAATTGATGAAAAAAGGTTGGACAAATCGAATGATTGCCGATCAATTAGGAATCAGTGAAGGTACAGTCAAAAATTACTTGTCGCTTATTTATAAGAAGCTTCAAATCAAAAGCCGTGTGGAGCTTCTGCAAATTTTATCCGAAATGACCGGTTAA
- a CDS encoding helix-turn-helix transcriptional regulator, translating to MKIGFCGYSYHNYRYGYHTSHQSRYASYLFRLQTEGLSRVKVNDDTHVAEKGDLLIIKPGENYELYVEEGQQSGDFHLYCEGEWIDQRFKDAPTFTKITLDEAVLDFWHHLIIEERRPTKERNSELTYYLVSALCVSLQRAIDKRSHDIYRPYVVTKMMRFIEENATKQGFKVEDIANHCNLSVSRCVHLFKEHVNQTLIEYAQSIRVSAAINQMKYTTMTLENIAQNCGFGSYSYFHRVFKKYYGVSPRAYREKM from the coding sequence ATGAAAATTGGATTTTGTGGATATTCTTATCATAATTATCGTTATGGTTATCACACGTCGCATCAGTCGCGGTATGCGTCTTATTTATTTCGGCTTCAAACAGAGGGACTCTCACGGGTTAAGGTAAACGATGACACACATGTAGCGGAAAAAGGCGATCTACTAATTATTAAACCTGGTGAAAATTATGAGTTATATGTGGAGGAAGGACAACAAAGTGGTGATTTTCATTTATATTGTGAGGGAGAATGGATTGACCAACGCTTCAAGGATGCCCCAACTTTTACAAAAATCACACTTGATGAAGCTGTATTGGACTTCTGGCATCACCTTATCATTGAGGAAAGACGACCAACAAAAGAAAGAAACAGTGAACTTACCTACTATTTAGTCAGTGCACTGTGTGTGTCTTTACAAAGAGCGATTGATAAAAGGTCACATGATATATACCGACCATATGTTGTGACGAAGATGATGCGCTTTATTGAGGAAAACGCGACAAAACAAGGTTTTAAGGTAGAAGACATTGCCAATCATTGTAATCTGAGTGTATCAAGATGTGTACACTTATTTAAAGAACATGTCAACCAGACTTTAATCGAGTACGCCCAATCCATTCGCGTATCTGCAGCGATTAATCAAATGAAATATACAACGATGACACTCGAAAATATTGCACAAAATTGTGGATTTGGTTCTTACTCTTATTTCCATCGCGTTTTCAAAAAATATTACGGCGTTTCTCCACGAGCCTATCGGGAAAAAATGTAA